In one window of Myxococcus virescens DNA:
- a CDS encoding c-type cytochrome produces MRRLSLGVVVLSLTVAGCEQDETRPNFEYAPDMVSSVPFDTFAANPVTVDGKTLLAPVKGTIPRGHQPLHLAAGAEEAARAGRELQNPYPASPEVLARGKVTFSRYCGPCHGPEGLGDGLVTARFPMPPSLLAERAKQLPDGQVFHIITHGQGLMPAHGSQVAPEDRWKIVHYVRTLQDPARTARKDVP; encoded by the coding sequence GTGAGAAGGCTATCCCTGGGCGTGGTGGTCCTGAGTCTGACCGTCGCGGGCTGCGAGCAGGACGAGACGCGGCCCAACTTCGAATACGCGCCGGACATGGTGTCGTCCGTGCCGTTCGACACCTTCGCGGCCAACCCCGTCACCGTGGATGGCAAGACGCTGCTGGCGCCGGTGAAGGGGACGATACCGCGTGGGCATCAGCCGCTGCACCTGGCCGCGGGCGCCGAGGAGGCGGCACGCGCGGGGCGGGAGCTCCAGAATCCGTACCCGGCCTCTCCGGAGGTCCTGGCGCGGGGCAAGGTGACGTTCTCGCGCTACTGCGGGCCGTGCCACGGCCCGGAGGGCCTGGGAGACGGGCTCGTCACCGCGCGCTTCCCCATGCCGCCGTCGCTGCTGGCGGAGCGCGCGAAGCAGCTCCCCGACGGGCAGGTGTTCCACATCATCACCCACGGGCAGGGGCTGATGCCGGCCCATGGCTCGCAGGTGGCTCCAGAGGACCGGTGGAAGATCGTCCACTACGTCCGGACCTTGCAGGACCCCGCGCGGACGGCGCGGAAGGACGTGCCATGA
- a CDS encoding DUF3341 domain-containing protein, whose product MSAPVLIGYFDSEAQVLDATRAVREAGFVLHDVYTPYAVHGLDDAMGLKPSRLTWVCFGAGLLGCTLALSLQYYTSVVSWPLNVGGKPFNSFPAFIPVTFELTVLFAALATVAAFLARAKLFPGSRRSVLPRVTDDRFAIAVTPREAPSELDAAEDLMRRHGAVATDLLEEVAS is encoded by the coding sequence ATGAGTGCCCCGGTTCTCATCGGCTACTTCGACAGTGAGGCGCAGGTGCTCGACGCCACCCGGGCGGTGCGGGAGGCGGGCTTCGTCCTCCACGACGTGTACACGCCGTACGCGGTGCACGGGCTGGATGACGCCATGGGCCTCAAGCCCAGCCGCCTCACCTGGGTGTGCTTCGGCGCGGGCCTGCTGGGCTGCACGCTGGCGCTGTCGCTCCAGTACTACACCAGCGTGGTGAGCTGGCCGCTCAACGTGGGCGGCAAGCCCTTCAACTCGTTCCCCGCGTTCATCCCCGTGACTTTCGAGCTGACGGTGCTGTTCGCGGCGCTTGCGACGGTGGCGGCCTTCCTGGCGCGGGCGAAGCTCTTCCCCGGGAGCCGCCGCTCGGTGCTCCCGCGTGTCACGGATGACCGGTTCGCCATCGCGGTGACGCCGCGCGAGGCCCCCTCGGAGCTGGACGCGGCCGAGGACCTGATGCGCCGCCACGGCGCGGTGGCGACGGACCTGCTGGAGGAGGTGGCGTCGTGA
- the nrfD gene encoding NrfD/PsrC family molybdoenzyme membrane anchor subunit, translating into MSNQHLSPLREPLVTEPRSLGQLTEEICAPMERAPTWKWWVAFGIAVSVLGTGAGIVGYQVATGIGVWGLNKTIGWAFDITNFVFWVGIGHAGTLISAILFLFRQKWRTSINRAAEAMTLFAVMCAALFPVIHMGRPWLAFWVLPYPNDRGSLWVNFRSPLLWDVFAISTYFTVSAVFWYVGLIPDLATVRDRAKAGIRKAVFKVMSLGWTGSNRTWSRYETVYLLLAGLATPLVLSVHTIVSMDFATSVIPGWHTTIFPPYFVAGAVFSGFAMVLTLMIITRVVLGYEHLITLRHLENMTKIIIVTGGLVSLAYATEFFIAWYSGNPYERFAFMNRAFGPYAWAYWIMVTCNVVSPHLFWFKKIRTSPAAIFVLSLVINVGMWFERFVIIVTSLHRDFLPSSWAMYTPTMVEVGTFIGTFGLFFTLFLLFVRVLPIISIGEVKSVLGFARDGHAAQPHPPAKPVAEEPHPVAHRPASPVPLAIATRKDAPV; encoded by the coding sequence ATGAGCAACCAGCATCTGTCCCCGCTGCGCGAACCGCTCGTCACCGAGCCGCGCTCCCTGGGCCAGCTCACCGAGGAGATCTGCGCCCCCATGGAGCGGGCCCCCACGTGGAAGTGGTGGGTGGCCTTTGGCATCGCGGTGTCCGTGCTCGGCACGGGCGCCGGCATCGTCGGCTACCAGGTGGCCACGGGCATCGGCGTGTGGGGCCTCAACAAGACGATTGGCTGGGCCTTCGACATCACCAACTTCGTGTTCTGGGTGGGCATTGGCCACGCCGGCACGCTCATCTCCGCCATCCTCTTCCTCTTCCGGCAGAAGTGGCGCACCAGCATCAACCGCGCGGCGGAGGCGATGACGCTGTTCGCCGTCATGTGCGCGGCGCTCTTCCCCGTCATCCACATGGGCCGGCCGTGGCTGGCCTTCTGGGTGCTGCCGTATCCGAACGACCGCGGCAGCCTCTGGGTGAACTTCCGCTCGCCGCTCTTGTGGGACGTGTTCGCCATCTCCACGTACTTCACCGTGTCGGCGGTGTTCTGGTACGTGGGCCTGATTCCGGACCTGGCCACGGTGCGCGACAGGGCGAAGGCGGGGATTCGCAAGGCCGTCTTCAAGGTGATGTCGCTGGGGTGGACGGGCTCGAACCGGACGTGGAGTCGCTACGAGACGGTGTACCTGCTGCTGGCGGGCCTGGCGACGCCGCTGGTGCTCAGCGTGCACACCATCGTCTCCATGGACTTCGCCACGTCGGTCATCCCCGGCTGGCACACCACCATCTTCCCGCCGTACTTCGTCGCGGGCGCGGTGTTCAGCGGCTTCGCCATGGTGCTGACGCTGATGATCATCACCCGCGTGGTGCTGGGCTACGAGCACCTCATCACCCTGCGCCACCTGGAGAACATGACGAAGATCATCATCGTCACGGGTGGCCTGGTGTCGCTGGCGTACGCGACGGAGTTCTTCATCGCCTGGTACTCGGGCAACCCCTACGAGCGCTTCGCCTTCATGAACCGCGCCTTCGGCCCCTACGCCTGGGCGTACTGGATCATGGTGACGTGCAACGTGGTGTCGCCGCACCTCTTCTGGTTCAAGAAGATTCGCACCTCGCCCGCGGCCATTTTCGTCCTGTCGCTGGTCATCAACGTGGGCATGTGGTTCGAGCGCTTCGTCATCATCGTCACCAGCCTCCACCGCGACTTCCTGCCGTCGAGCTGGGCCATGTACACGCCGACAATGGTGGAGGTGGGGACCTTCATCGGCACCTTCGGTCTCTTCTTCACGCTGTTCCTGCTCTTCGTCCGCGTGCTGCCCATCATCTCCATCGGCGAGGTGAAGAGCGTGCTGGGCTTCGCGCGTGACGGCCATGCGGCGCAGCCACACCCGCCCGCGAAGCCCGTCGCCGAGGAGCCGCACCCCGTGGCCCACCGGCCCGCGTCGCCGGTGCCGCTGGCCATCGCCACCCGAAAGGATGCACCTGTATGA
- a CDS encoding TAT-variant-translocated molybdopterin oxidoreductase: MSDPLPKYWQSLAERAGDLGALAQTQDEFAEPLPVGVAATPPDANSRRDFFKLMGLSAAAAMVACQRAPVQQIIPYVARPDEVTPGLALWYASTCDGCSARCGLLLKTRDGRPIKVEGNDEHPVSRGGVCAVGQASVLSLYDASRARYPTRGATRVSWTDLDADVTQALRKATEAGKGIRVVLPWHLGPTAEAAVKRFLAAYPTARTVRDEALGELSAIADAHRVTHGVRAVPDYRFDKAAVIASFGADFLGTWVSPVAFTRQYAESRDAARRRTMSRHFQVEPVMTLTGAAADRRFVVAPSDVALVLADLVRRLAVKAGREVPGLASLPPPALDEASRVELADTLWAQRQDALVVAGGDDVATQVLANTANALLGNEGHTVSLADGTALDADAMSLGTLLTELRAGSVGVVLFMGVNPVYSDPRGAELAALLKDVPLTLSTSDRRDETAVHVGLHAPESTALESWGDAEVRRGVVSLRQPAVAPLHETRSGVESLLQWAGAPQPHYDFLRARWEAEVFPRASGLGQGFIAFWDDALRRGVVTLGAAAAEAPAFREEGLAKALAGVARHAAEWELVLYPTVALRDGAPANNAWLQEVADPITKVTWGNPACIAPARAKALGLKDGDVVQVRAGSTTLSVPVLVQAGTHPSVIAVAVGYGRTQAGRVADGVGVNGYPLSAVVDGRARRTVPGVTVQATGEQQPLALTQTHHRLEGRPHVREAELAAFLANPRAGNEVHAGHGGGGHSLSLWSGHEYKGHRWALAVDLSACTGCSACVVSCQAENNIPSVGRDEVLRRRDMHWMRIDRYYQGDEANPQVVHQPMMCQHCENAPCETVCPVLATVHSSEGLNQQVYNRCVGTRYCANNCPTKVRRFNWFDYEHAEPLERMVLNPDVVVRSRGVMEKCSMCVQRIQESKAAANREGRPLRDGDIQTACQQSCPAKAIHFGDVNDPDSQVARLAKDGRAFRLLEELNIGSSITYLTKIRNTGSGSGT; the protein is encoded by the coding sequence ATGTCCGACCCACTTCCCAAGTACTGGCAGAGCCTGGCGGAGCGCGCTGGCGACCTTGGCGCGCTCGCACAGACGCAGGACGAATTCGCGGAGCCGCTCCCCGTGGGCGTCGCCGCCACCCCTCCGGATGCGAACAGCCGCCGTGACTTCTTCAAGCTGATGGGCCTGAGCGCCGCGGCGGCCATGGTGGCCTGCCAGCGCGCGCCGGTGCAGCAAATCATCCCCTACGTGGCGCGCCCGGATGAAGTCACGCCGGGGCTGGCGCTCTGGTACGCGTCCACCTGCGACGGGTGCAGCGCCCGGTGCGGCCTGCTGCTCAAGACGCGGGATGGCCGCCCCATCAAGGTGGAGGGCAACGACGAGCACCCCGTGTCGCGCGGCGGTGTGTGCGCGGTGGGCCAGGCGTCGGTGCTGTCGCTCTACGACGCGAGCCGCGCCCGTTACCCCACCCGCGGCGCCACGCGCGTGTCCTGGACGGACCTGGACGCGGACGTCACGCAGGCCCTGCGCAAGGCCACCGAGGCGGGGAAGGGCATCCGCGTGGTGTTGCCCTGGCACCTGGGGCCCACGGCGGAGGCGGCCGTGAAGCGCTTCCTGGCCGCGTACCCCACTGCGCGGACCGTGCGCGACGAAGCCCTGGGGGAGCTGTCCGCCATCGCCGACGCCCACCGCGTCACGCATGGCGTGCGCGCCGTGCCGGACTACCGCTTCGACAAGGCCGCCGTCATCGCCAGCTTCGGCGCGGACTTCCTGGGGACGTGGGTGTCGCCCGTGGCCTTCACCCGGCAGTACGCGGAGTCGCGCGACGCGGCCCGGCGCCGGACGATGTCGCGGCACTTCCAGGTGGAGCCGGTGATGACGCTCACCGGTGCCGCTGCGGACCGCCGCTTCGTGGTGGCGCCTTCCGATGTGGCGCTGGTGCTGGCGGACCTGGTGCGGCGGCTGGCGGTGAAGGCGGGCCGCGAGGTGCCCGGACTGGCGTCCCTGCCGCCGCCCGCGCTGGATGAGGCTTCGAGGGTGGAGCTCGCGGACACGTTGTGGGCCCAGCGCCAGGACGCACTGGTGGTTGCGGGCGGTGATGACGTGGCCACGCAGGTGCTGGCCAACACCGCCAACGCGCTGCTGGGCAACGAGGGCCACACGGTGTCGCTGGCGGACGGCACGGCGCTGGATGCGGACGCGATGTCCTTGGGGACGCTGCTGACCGAGCTGCGCGCCGGCAGCGTGGGCGTGGTGCTCTTCATGGGCGTCAATCCCGTCTACAGCGACCCGCGCGGCGCGGAGCTGGCGGCGCTGCTGAAGGACGTGCCGCTCACGCTGTCCACCAGCGACCGGCGGGACGAGACGGCCGTGCACGTGGGCCTCCATGCACCGGAGTCCACCGCGCTGGAGTCGTGGGGCGACGCGGAGGTGCGCCGGGGCGTCGTGTCCCTGCGCCAGCCCGCCGTGGCGCCGCTGCACGAGACGCGCAGCGGCGTGGAGTCGCTGCTCCAGTGGGCGGGAGCGCCCCAGCCGCACTACGACTTCCTCCGCGCGCGCTGGGAGGCGGAGGTCTTCCCCCGGGCCAGCGGCCTGGGGCAGGGCTTCATCGCCTTCTGGGATGATGCCCTCCGCCGGGGCGTGGTGACGCTCGGCGCCGCCGCGGCGGAGGCACCCGCCTTCCGCGAGGAGGGGCTGGCGAAGGCGCTGGCCGGCGTGGCCCGTCATGCCGCGGAGTGGGAGCTGGTGCTGTACCCCACGGTGGCGCTGCGCGACGGCGCCCCCGCGAACAACGCCTGGCTCCAGGAGGTGGCGGACCCCATCACCAAGGTGACGTGGGGCAACCCGGCGTGCATCGCTCCGGCCCGCGCGAAGGCGCTGGGACTGAAGGACGGCGACGTCGTCCAGGTGCGCGCGGGGAGCACGACGCTGTCGGTGCCCGTGCTGGTGCAGGCGGGGACGCACCCCTCCGTCATCGCGGTGGCGGTGGGCTACGGCCGCACGCAGGCCGGGCGCGTCGCGGATGGCGTCGGCGTCAACGGCTACCCGCTGTCGGCGGTGGTGGACGGACGCGCGCGGCGCACGGTGCCCGGCGTCACGGTGCAGGCCACGGGCGAGCAGCAGCCCCTGGCGCTGACGCAGACGCACCACCGGCTGGAGGGGCGGCCGCACGTGCGCGAGGCGGAGCTGGCCGCCTTCCTGGCCAACCCGCGCGCGGGCAACGAGGTGCATGCGGGGCACGGCGGGGGAGGGCACTCGCTCTCCCTGTGGTCCGGCCACGAGTACAAGGGGCACCGGTGGGCGCTGGCGGTGGACCTGAGCGCCTGTACGGGGTGCTCGGCCTGCGTGGTGTCGTGCCAGGCGGAGAACAACATCCCCAGCGTGGGGCGCGACGAGGTGCTGCGCCGGCGGGACATGCACTGGATGCGCATCGACCGGTACTACCAGGGGGACGAAGCCAATCCCCAGGTCGTCCACCAGCCGATGATGTGCCAGCACTGTGAGAATGCCCCGTGCGAGACGGTGTGCCCGGTGCTGGCCACGGTGCACTCCAGCGAGGGCCTCAATCAGCAGGTCTACAACCGCTGCGTGGGGACCCGGTACTGCGCCAACAACTGCCCCACGAAGGTCCGCCGCTTCAACTGGTTCGACTACGAGCACGCCGAGCCGTTGGAGCGGATGGTGCTCAACCCGGACGTCGTGGTGCGCAGCCGGGGCGTCATGGAGAAGTGCTCGATGTGCGTGCAGCGCATCCAGGAGTCCAAGGCGGCCGCGAACCGGGAAGGCCGCCCGCTGCGTGACGGGGACATCCAGACGGCGTGCCAGCAGAGCTGCCCCGCGAAGGCCATCCACTTCGGTGACGTGAACGACCCCGACAGCCAGGTGGCGCGACTGGCGAAGGACGGGCGCGCGTTCCGGCTGCTGGAGGAGCTGAACATCGGGTCGTCCATCACCTACCTCACGAAGATCCGGAACACCGGGTCGGGAAGCGGCACATGA
- a CDS encoding cytochrome c3 family protein — MKDASIRFPYRALTAAWMGPLAALSLAGCSGPVNNQQGYMPEQPVAFSHAVHAGQYGLDCQYCHVGAEKSRHAGVPSTSVCMNCHTQVKTDSPEIQKVAAAVAENKPLAWVRIHRLPDHAYFNHASHVGAGLDCQTCHGPVQEMVRVEQKEPMTMGWCLDCHRDTAAKQVSAPPPSAPRAGELLALSSGAPAPEPLKAPRILQPPTDCSSCHR; from the coding sequence ATGAAAGACGCCTCGATTCGCTTCCCTTATCGTGCCCTGACCGCTGCCTGGATGGGCCCGCTGGCCGCGCTCTCCCTGGCCGGCTGTAGCGGCCCGGTGAACAACCAGCAGGGCTACATGCCCGAGCAGCCCGTGGCCTTCTCCCACGCCGTCCACGCCGGGCAGTACGGCCTGGATTGTCAATACTGCCACGTGGGCGCGGAGAAGAGCCGCCACGCCGGCGTGCCCTCCACCAGCGTGTGCATGAACTGCCACACGCAGGTGAAGACGGACTCGCCCGAAATCCAGAAGGTCGCGGCCGCGGTGGCGGAGAACAAGCCGCTGGCGTGGGTGCGCATCCACCGCCTGCCGGACCACGCGTACTTCAACCACGCCAGCCACGTGGGCGCGGGCCTGGACTGCCAGACGTGCCACGGGCCCGTGCAGGAGATGGTGCGCGTGGAGCAGAAGGAGCCCATGACGATGGGCTGGTGCCTGGACTGCCACCGCGACACGGCGGCGAAGCAGGTGTCCGCGCCGCCGCCTTCCGCGCCCCGCGCTGGAGAGCTGCTGGCCCTGTCGTCCGGTGCACCCGCGCCGGAGCCCTTGAAGGCCCCTCGAATCCTGCAGCCCCCCACGGACTGCTCGAGCTGCCACCGCTGA
- a CDS encoding respiratory nitrate reductase subunit gamma — translation MSEALFSAIPYVAAGAAVAGVARRLMARAPAGAPSAPTPWTLSGRAVLAGGVIVALIHLLGLLAPRAMQAFNASPGRLFTLEAVGLIGALLLAWGLVGLTLRRAREGQWSTAALLGLLFAQSCSGLYLAVALRWGSAWYVHVVVPYLRSVLAFQPDASLLAQAPFIVQFHTLFGMVVLALALFIRARPEPLTAPLLVTPREETAR, via the coding sequence GTGAGTGAAGCCCTCTTCTCCGCCATCCCCTACGTGGCGGCGGGCGCGGCCGTGGCGGGCGTGGCGCGCCGGCTGATGGCACGCGCGCCCGCGGGTGCCCCCAGCGCGCCCACGCCCTGGACGCTCTCTGGGCGGGCCGTGCTGGCGGGGGGCGTCATCGTGGCCCTCATCCACCTGCTGGGGCTGCTGGCGCCGCGTGCGATGCAGGCCTTCAATGCGTCGCCGGGCCGCCTCTTCACGCTGGAGGCGGTGGGCCTCATTGGCGCGCTGCTGCTCGCCTGGGGCCTGGTGGGCCTGACGCTGCGCCGCGCGCGAGAAGGGCAGTGGAGCACCGCCGCGCTGCTGGGGTTGCTGTTCGCGCAGTCGTGCTCCGGCCTCTACCTGGCGGTGGCGCTGCGCTGGGGCTCGGCCTGGTACGTCCACGTGGTGGTGCCGTACCTGCGCTCGGTGCTGGCCTTCCAGCCGGACGCGTCGCTGCTGGCGCAGGCGCCCTTCATCGTCCAGTTCCACACCCTGTTCGGGATGGTGGTGCTGGCGCTGGCTCTCTTCATCCGCGCGCGGCCCGAGCCCCTCACCGCGCCCCTGCTCGTCACGCCTCGGGAGGAGACCGCCCGCTGA
- a CDS encoding c-type cytochrome, with the protein MRTHAQDGRPRRARGLVPVIQLLALVAAPVAGAQSASQGATLFTQRCATCHTVGEGDRVGPDLHGVMERRDEAWVTRFITSPGAVIDEGDPVANALLKQFNGIRMPDQQLAPEELGALYAFFRDCAKKGPGGCKPSPAAKMGTDATSEEVARGRRLFEGTEALAKGGPACFGCHDVRGLGVAGGGTLGPNLTFAFARMGERGMRPLLAKLDTPMMAALYAKAPLEEEEQYALKAYLADVSRDGSKPRTDRDFFYLGLVGMLAVLGFMGVAFNAHTKRGQP; encoded by the coding sequence ATGCGGACACACGCCCAGGACGGACGACCGCGCAGGGCGCGGGGGCTCGTCCCCGTCATTCAGCTTCTGGCCCTGGTGGCGGCGCCAGTGGCGGGAGCGCAGAGCGCCTCGCAAGGGGCCACGCTCTTCACGCAGCGCTGCGCCACCTGTCACACGGTGGGCGAGGGCGACCGCGTGGGGCCGGACCTGCACGGCGTCATGGAGCGGCGCGACGAGGCATGGGTCACCCGCTTCATCACCAGCCCCGGCGCCGTCATTGACGAAGGCGACCCGGTGGCCAACGCGCTGCTGAAGCAGTTCAACGGCATCCGCATGCCGGACCAGCAGCTCGCTCCCGAGGAACTCGGCGCCCTCTACGCCTTCTTCCGCGACTGCGCGAAGAAGGGGCCGGGCGGCTGCAAGCCGTCGCCCGCGGCGAAGATGGGCACGGACGCGACCTCGGAGGAGGTTGCGCGCGGCCGCCGGCTCTTCGAGGGCACGGAAGCCCTGGCGAAGGGCGGTCCCGCCTGTTTCGGCTGTCATGACGTGCGCGGGCTGGGCGTGGCGGGTGGCGGCACGCTGGGGCCCAACCTCACCTTCGCCTTCGCGCGCATGGGCGAGCGCGGCATGCGGCCTCTCCTGGCGAAGCTGGACACGCCGATGATGGCCGCGCTGTACGCGAAGGCCCCGCTGGAGGAGGAGGAGCAATACGCCCTCAAGGCGTACCTCGCGGACGTGTCGCGCGACGGCAGCAAGCCTCGCACGGACAGGGACTTCTTCTACCTGGGCCTCGTCGGGATGCTCGCGGTGCTCGGGTTCATGGGCGTTGCCTTCAACGCGCACACCAAGCGAGGTCAGCCGTGA
- a CDS encoding cytochrome-c peroxidase, with amino-acid sequence MIQNRWVSLLSLSALGVSALTGCERTPPPAEAPVAAPEAQKLPAPKPMTAEQLAHFFKPLPQRKDAPPPPEDTEAQVALGRMLYFEPRLSKNHDVSCNTCHGLTTFGVDNKALSDGHKGLKGTRNSPTVYNAAGHIAQFWDGRADTLEAQATGPILNPVEMAMPDEKRVLATLTSIPEYTKRFREAFPGDKKPVTMANTARAIAAFERKLVTTSRFDAFVGGKHDALTEQEQRGLQLFATTGCTTCHNGPAVGGTSFQKLGLIEDYPGLKDAGRFDATKNEDDRGKFRVPTLLNVDKTGPYLHDGSVVELPQMVRLMAKHQLARTLTDPEVDDLVAFLKSLTGELPPAEFIAPPELPPSTAKTPKPDPS; translated from the coding sequence ATGATTCAGAACCGGTGGGTCTCGCTGCTGTCGCTGTCCGCTCTGGGCGTCAGTGCGCTCACGGGGTGTGAGCGGACGCCGCCGCCCGCCGAGGCGCCCGTGGCCGCGCCGGAAGCCCAGAAGCTGCCGGCGCCCAAGCCGATGACGGCCGAGCAGCTCGCGCACTTCTTCAAGCCGCTGCCTCAGCGCAAGGACGCGCCGCCTCCCCCCGAGGACACTGAAGCCCAGGTGGCGCTGGGGCGGATGCTCTACTTCGAGCCGCGCCTGTCGAAGAACCACGATGTGTCCTGCAACACCTGCCACGGCCTGACGACCTTCGGTGTGGACAACAAGGCGCTGTCGGACGGCCACAAGGGGCTGAAGGGCACGCGCAACTCGCCCACCGTGTACAACGCGGCCGGGCACATCGCGCAGTTCTGGGACGGGCGCGCGGACACGCTGGAGGCGCAGGCCACGGGCCCCATCCTCAATCCGGTGGAGATGGCCATGCCGGATGAGAAGCGCGTGCTGGCCACGCTGACCTCCATCCCGGAGTACACGAAGCGTTTCCGTGAGGCCTTCCCGGGCGACAAGAAGCCGGTGACCATGGCCAACACCGCGCGCGCCATCGCCGCCTTCGAGCGCAAGCTCGTCACGACCTCGCGCTTCGACGCCTTCGTGGGCGGCAAGCACGACGCGCTGACGGAGCAGGAGCAGCGGGGCCTGCAGCTCTTCGCCACCACCGGGTGCACCACCTGCCACAACGGCCCCGCCGTGGGCGGTACCTCTTTCCAGAAGCTGGGCCTCATCGAGGACTACCCGGGCCTGAAGGACGCGGGCCGCTTCGACGCCACGAAGAACGAGGATGACCGGGGCAAGTTCCGGGTGCCCACGCTCCTCAACGTGGACAAGACGGGGCCATACCTGCACGACGGCAGCGTGGTGGAGCTGCCGCAGATGGTGCGGCTGATGGCGAAGCACCAGCTGGCGCGCACGCTGACGGACCCGGAGGTGGACGACCTGGTCGCCTTCCTCAAGAGCCTCACGGGGGAATTGCCCCCCGCGGAGTTCATCGCCCCGCCGGAGCTTCCCCCCAGCACCGCGAAGACGCCCAAGCCGGACCCGTCTTGA
- a CDS encoding acyltransferase family protein codes for MSQLGPTFTFQKRDTRHPGLDCARGLAVMAMVIGHTLDAVLSPAVRADVWVQHYWTCRGITAPLFLMVAGWAVVAALGSKPTAARDTYGKRVRRALLLIFLGYLVHWPGWSTVIQMGMTERMLTKVLVFDALQCIGFALLAGATLLAVTPGRWGRTVMLAVVAVGLPLVSATLWTLGEGLPGPLTQFIGSGGASRFPFFPWASYFFAGALAASLLGTLRPGVPQGLALLILGGGLFWFMRGQNQDWGTASAWLVAYRVGQGMMVLGVVNLLPRKVSGLLAPLGRLSLWVYVLHLPIVYGWSSYAGLSSRVGPTLTLPEGLGIGVSLLVGCALVARLGTWLRDQARPWRTGSTTLEASVGSLGSRGN; via the coding sequence GTGAGTCAACTCGGCCCTACCTTCACCTTCCAGAAACGAGACACCCGGCACCCCGGGCTCGACTGCGCGCGCGGACTCGCGGTGATGGCGATGGTCATTGGCCACACGCTGGACGCGGTGTTGTCGCCGGCCGTGCGCGCGGACGTGTGGGTCCAGCACTACTGGACCTGCCGAGGCATCACCGCGCCCCTGTTCCTGATGGTCGCGGGGTGGGCGGTGGTCGCGGCGCTGGGCTCGAAGCCCACGGCGGCCCGGGACACCTACGGCAAGCGAGTGCGGCGCGCGCTGCTGCTCATCTTCCTGGGCTACCTCGTCCACTGGCCCGGGTGGTCCACGGTCATCCAGATGGGGATGACCGAGCGGATGCTGACGAAGGTGCTCGTCTTCGACGCGCTCCAATGCATCGGCTTCGCCCTCCTGGCGGGCGCCACCCTGCTGGCGGTGACGCCGGGCCGCTGGGGACGCACGGTGATGCTGGCGGTGGTCGCGGTGGGCCTGCCGCTGGTGAGCGCCACCCTGTGGACCCTGGGCGAAGGGTTGCCCGGGCCGCTGACCCAGTTCATCGGCAGTGGCGGCGCCAGCCGCTTCCCCTTCTTCCCGTGGGCCAGCTACTTCTTCGCGGGCGCCCTGGCCGCGAGCCTGCTGGGTACCCTCCGCCCCGGCGTGCCGCAGGGGCTGGCGCTGCTGATTCTGGGCGGCGGCCTCTTTTGGTTCATGCGCGGACAGAACCAGGACTGGGGCACCGCCAGCGCGTGGCTGGTGGCGTACCGCGTGGGCCAGGGGATGATGGTGCTGGGCGTGGTCAACCTGCTGCCGCGCAAGGTCAGCGGCCTGCTGGCGCCTCTGGGCCGCCTGTCGCTCTGGGTCTACGTGCTGCACCTGCCCATCGTGTACGGCTGGTCCAGCTACGCGGGCCTGTCCAGCCGCGTGGGCCCCACCCTGACGCTTCCGGAGGGACTGGGCATCGGCGTATCGCTGCTGGTGGGCTGCGCCCTGGTGGCCCGCCTTGGGACGTGGCTGAGGGACCAGGCCCGGCCGTGGCGCACCGGCTCCACCACGCTGGAGGCCAGCGTGGGCAGCCTGGGCTCGCGCGGGAACTGA
- a CDS encoding FxsA family protein, translated as MFRYLLLALIVVPFLELYLLLAIGRQIGPMPTLAWVLVSGLVGTALSRREGRRVLRHWRESMARGQVPEEGILSGVLVLAGGVLLVIPGVITDVVGLLLLLPPVRRLISARVRRTLERKVRAGSMHVTTFGGGAFGGGFHASVGGPFPGGPVPRSPRTGALEPDAGGTEARRPQDPQPEVDAEFTEEEPRRS; from the coding sequence GTGTTCCGCTACCTCCTCCTCGCCCTCATCGTGGTGCCCTTCCTCGAGCTCTACCTGCTCCTGGCCATTGGCCGGCAGATAGGGCCCATGCCCACCCTTGCCTGGGTGCTGGTGTCCGGCCTGGTGGGCACCGCGCTCTCCCGGCGGGAGGGCAGGCGGGTGCTGCGCCACTGGCGTGAGTCCATGGCGCGCGGCCAGGTGCCCGAGGAAGGCATCCTCAGTGGCGTGCTGGTGCTGGCCGGCGGCGTGTTGCTCGTCATCCCTGGCGTCATCACCGACGTCGTGGGGCTGCTGCTCCTGCTGCCGCCCGTGCGGCGCCTCATCTCCGCGCGCGTGCGCCGCACCCTGGAGCGCAAGGTGCGTGCTGGCTCGATGCACGTCACCACCTTCGGTGGCGGGGCGTTTGGGGGCGGCTTCCACGCGTCCGTGGGAGGCCCTTTCCCTGGAGGCCCCGTGCCGCGTTCTCCGCGGACCGGTGCCCTGGAGCCGGACGCCGGCGGCACCGAGGCCCGCCGGCCTCAGGACCCGCAGCCGGAGGTGGACGCCGAGTTCACCGAGGAGGAGCCCAGGCGGAGCTGA